In the genome of Gordonia rubripertincta, one region contains:
- a CDS encoding TIGR02569 family protein has product MNTVEPPEHVLNTFGLTSHPPVAMGESWIGGWRVGEVVLSLVPDHARAAWSAAVRETLYVEGMRIARPFRATDGRYVVSGWRADTYIAGTPEPRHDEVVLVADRLHEATASLERPRFLLQPPAPPHTDVDVFTAADRAAWEEVPLRSARAAGMAEPTAPDGVQSVEMLRTLAKLRKPVELPSQVVHGDLFGTVLFAGAAAPGITDIVPYWRPASWAAAVAVVDALAWGGADTELVQRWSDQPEWPQMMLRATMFRLAVHALHPRSTAGALPGLQRVVELVRLLV; this is encoded by the coding sequence GTGAATACCGTCGAGCCGCCCGAACACGTGCTGAACACGTTCGGGCTCACCTCCCATCCGCCCGTCGCCATGGGCGAATCATGGATCGGTGGCTGGCGCGTCGGTGAGGTCGTGCTGTCGCTCGTGCCCGACCACGCACGCGCCGCCTGGTCGGCCGCCGTCCGCGAGACGCTCTATGTCGAGGGCATGCGGATCGCACGCCCGTTCCGTGCCACCGACGGCCGCTACGTCGTCTCGGGTTGGCGTGCCGACACCTACATCGCCGGGACACCCGAACCGCGCCACGACGAGGTCGTCCTCGTCGCCGACCGTCTGCACGAGGCGACCGCGTCTCTCGAACGTCCGCGCTTCCTGCTGCAACCGCCCGCGCCGCCGCACACCGACGTCGACGTCTTCACCGCCGCCGACCGCGCCGCGTGGGAAGAGGTCCCGTTGCGCTCGGCGCGTGCCGCGGGCATGGCCGAGCCGACGGCGCCGGACGGCGTGCAGAGCGTCGAGATGCTGAGGACCCTTGCGAAGCTCCGCAAGCCGGTGGAGCTGCCGTCTCAGGTCGTGCACGGCGACCTGTTCGGCACCGTGCTCTTCGCCGGAGCCGCGGCTCCGGGCATCACCGACATCGTCCCGTACTGGCGGCCTGCCTCGTGGGCGGCCGCGGTGGCGGTGGTCGACGCCCTGGCCTGGGGTGGCGCCGACACCGAACTCGTCCAGCGATGGTCCGATCAGCCGGAGTGGCCGCAGATGATGCTGCGGGCGACGATGTTCCGCCTGGCCGTCCACGCCCTGCACCCGCGCTCGACCGCCGGCGCACTGCCCGGGTTGCAGCGGGTCGTCGAGCTGGTACGTTTGCTCGTATAA
- the moeZ gene encoding adenylyltransferase/sulfurtransferase MoeZ, whose translation MSSQGSLTGSLPPLVEPAAELSNEEVARYSRHLIIPDVGMDGQKRLKNAKVLVIGAGGLGSPTLLYLAAAGIGTIGIVEFDIVDESNLQRQVIHGQSDIGRPKAESARDSILEINPYVTVNIHDQRLEPEGAIELFSQYDLILDGTDNFATRYLVNDAAVLAHKPYVWGSIYRFEGQASVFWEDAPDGRGINYRDLYPQAPPPGMVPSCAEGGVLGILCASIGSIMGTEAIKLICGIGEPLLGRLMVYDALDMTYRTIKIRKDPEGERIAGLIDYDDFCGVVSSEASDAAAGSTLTAVELKQKIDAGEKLAIIDVREPVEWDIVRIEGATLIPKGEILSGEGLAKVPQDRPTVLYCKTGIRSAEALAALKRAGFADATHLQGGVTAWANQVDKTLPVY comes from the coding sequence GTGTCGTCGCAAGGGTCGCTCACCGGGTCACTGCCACCCCTCGTGGAGCCGGCAGCTGAACTGAGCAATGAAGAGGTGGCCCGCTACAGCCGCCACCTGATCATCCCGGATGTCGGGATGGACGGTCAGAAGCGTCTGAAGAATGCGAAGGTGCTCGTCATCGGCGCCGGCGGACTCGGTTCGCCGACGCTTCTGTACCTCGCCGCGGCGGGTATCGGCACCATCGGCATCGTCGAGTTCGACATCGTCGACGAGTCCAATCTGCAGCGCCAGGTCATCCACGGCCAGTCCGACATCGGGCGCCCGAAGGCCGAGAGCGCGCGGGATTCGATCCTCGAGATCAATCCGTACGTCACGGTGAACATCCACGATCAGCGACTCGAACCCGAGGGCGCGATCGAGTTGTTCTCGCAGTACGACCTCATCCTCGACGGCACCGACAACTTCGCGACCCGCTATCTGGTCAACGACGCCGCGGTGCTCGCGCACAAGCCGTACGTCTGGGGATCGATCTACCGCTTCGAGGGTCAGGCGTCGGTGTTCTGGGAGGACGCCCCCGACGGTCGAGGCATCAACTACCGCGACCTCTACCCACAGGCCCCGCCGCCCGGGATGGTGCCGTCGTGCGCCGAGGGCGGTGTCCTCGGCATCCTGTGCGCCTCGATCGGCTCGATCATGGGCACCGAGGCCATCAAACTCATCTGCGGTATCGGTGAACCGCTGCTCGGCCGCCTCATGGTCTACGACGCCCTTGACATGACCTACCGGACCATCAAGATCCGCAAGGACCCGGAAGGCGAGCGCATCGCCGGCCTCATCGACTACGACGACTTCTGCGGTGTGGTCTCCAGCGAGGCCTCCGACGCCGCAGCCGGGTCGACGCTCACCGCCGTCGAGCTCAAGCAGAAGATCGACGCGGGGGAGAAGCTGGCGATCATCGACGTGCGCGAGCCGGTCGAGTGGGACATCGTGCGGATCGAGGGTGCGACCCTCATCCCCAAGGGCGAGATCCTCTCCGGCGAGGGCCTGGCGAAGGTTCCGCAGGACCGTCCGACCGTTCTCTACTGCAAGACCGGCATCCGGTCGGCCGAGGCGCTCGCCGCACTCAAGCGAGCCGGTTTCGCCGACGCCACCCACCTGCAGGGTGGGGTCACCGCCTGGGCCAACCAGGTCGACAAGACGCTGCCGGTCTACTGA